A window of Candidatus Dependentiae bacterium genomic DNA:
TCAAAAAAACGCCGCTTTGAGTAATTTTCAAACAAATTGCATGCAAGCCCCTGTAAAACCAGGGGCTTTTTTATTAAACAAAATCTTTCTAGAAGACAACCCCTTCGTGCTTTTTTGCTCGTGACAGATACCCATCTTGTCTGTACAATAAAAAAATGATCCCCGTTGGAAAATTTAAACACAAAACAAAGGATAACATTCCATGAGTCTTGATTTATTAAAAGAATTACGTGAAAAAACCGGCATCGGCATGATGGATTGCAAAAAAGCACTTACCGAAGCTAATAATGACATCGAAAAAGCAATCGAAATTCTAAGAAAAAAAGGTATCGCGGTTGCAGCTAAACGTGCTGACAACGCAACAAACTGTGGTTCTGTTGCTTCATTTATTAGCCCAGACCACACAGCTGCTTGCCTTGTTCAAATGAGCTGTGAAACAGATTTTTCTGCAAACACAACTGACATGAAGCAATTTGCAACAAACGTTGCGCAAACTGTTGTTACTGCAGCAAAAGACTTTTCACCAGAAGAACTCCTTGAACAGCCTTTGGCAAATTCAAATTTGAGCGTAAAAGTTGTTCTTGAAGGCCTTATCGCTAAAATCGCTGAAAGCATCAAAATCAACCGTTTTGCGGTATGCAATTCAACCAAAAATGGTTTTGTTAACTCATATATCCACCCAGACAACTCT
This region includes:
- the tsf gene encoding translation elongation factor Ts, yielding MSLDLLKELREKTGIGMMDCKKALTEANNDIEKAIEILRKKGIAVAAKRADNATNCGSVASFISPDHTAACLVQMSCETDFSANTTDMKQFATNVAQTVVTAAKDFSPEELLEQPLANSNLSVKVVLEGLIAKIAESIKINRFAVCNSTKNGFVNSYIHPDNSIGVIASVESEKELSGDAKNTALQLVRDICMHAAVTNPVALDKTSLDPALLAKEREIAVEQLKASGKSEQIIEKIVDGKLAKYLEDVCLLNQKFIKNDKISIQQHIEAISKEVGSKLVVTKFTRFAIGR